In Devosia sp. XK-2, one DNA window encodes the following:
- the bamA gene encoding outer membrane protein assembly factor BamA, which produces MIHPTKLMRGAVSAIAIMGAAPMAAGVPVLGVVAAHAQEQLVASVLFEGNRRFPDSQLLTMVDISTTGIFSQQRLNADIESIRQAYDRDGFNSVSVTARTEQTADGRVRVIFEINEGERAGIAAINFTGNNSIGAGNLKGAMLTKESGILSWLLRDDTYDEQKMAVDRERIRLYYANRGFPDAQVNSVAEYDAARNAYFVNVTVNEGQKYEFGNVGIETSIDGLNTDVLRSTVRTGKGARYSMFDLQKSIEDMAYEATTQGYSFADVRARLDRDTASNTFNVTYLVDEGARIYVERINITGNIKTRDFVIRRELDFAEGDPFNRSMVIRGRDRIDALGYFSKIDISTAPGSSPDKVVLNINVVESSTGEYGATAGYSTSDGILGELSLTERNFLGRGQYLRAAIGASTSGRTFDFSFTEPRFMGLKVSAGVDAYHRINDETSTSFYGSQVTGGQLRVGVPLTSALNAQFFGGLEHKVIKDDNPDDSALVANGQEFNKAFVGYTLTWNGVDDVKNPTEGLYATFTQQYIGWDHNLLRSEARARYFVPLIPDSGVVASVRGQAGIVNSVNGGSVHSVEAFTPGSQLIRGFASRGFGPRLASGEYVGTTMFAGISGEIEFPIPGLPENYGLSGAVWADAAWIGDSSNILGGGGAVATSNDQPWRTSVGASLIWDSPFGPLRGDFAHVLNKSTDDRTQLFQFTISTLL; this is translated from the coding sequence ATGATTCACCCCACCAAGTTGATGCGTGGCGCGGTTTCGGCGATCGCCATTATGGGGGCTGCCCCCATGGCTGCCGGCGTGCCTGTCCTTGGCGTTGTGGCTGCTCACGCACAGGAGCAATTGGTCGCTTCGGTGCTGTTCGAAGGCAATCGTCGCTTTCCCGACAGTCAGCTCCTGACCATGGTCGATATTTCGACCACCGGCATTTTCAGTCAGCAAAGGCTCAATGCCGATATCGAGAGCATCCGGCAGGCCTATGATCGCGACGGATTCAACTCCGTTTCGGTGACGGCCCGGACCGAGCAGACCGCAGATGGGCGCGTGCGCGTCATCTTTGAAATCAATGAAGGCGAGCGCGCTGGCATTGCAGCGATCAACTTCACTGGCAACAATTCCATCGGTGCCGGCAACCTCAAGGGTGCCATGCTCACCAAGGAGTCCGGGATCCTGAGCTGGCTGCTCCGGGACGACACTTATGATGAGCAGAAGATGGCGGTCGACCGGGAGCGTATCCGCCTTTATTACGCCAATCGGGGTTTCCCCGATGCGCAGGTCAACTCGGTCGCTGAGTATGACGCGGCCCGCAACGCCTATTTCGTCAACGTGACCGTCAATGAAGGTCAGAAATATGAATTTGGCAACGTTGGCATCGAGACCAGCATCGACGGTCTGAACACCGACGTGCTGCGCAGCACCGTGCGTACCGGCAAGGGTGCACGCTATTCGATGTTCGACCTGCAGAAATCCATCGAAGACATGGCCTATGAGGCCACCACGCAGGGCTATTCCTTTGCTGACGTGCGCGCGCGTCTGGATCGCGATACGGCCAGCAACACCTTTAATGTGACTTATCTCGTCGATGAGGGCGCTCGCATTTATGTCGAGCGCATCAACATCACCGGCAATATCAAGACGCGCGACTTTGTTATCCGGCGCGAGCTGGATTTCGCCGAAGGCGACCCGTTCAACCGTTCCATGGTTATTCGTGGCCGCGATAGGATCGATGCACTTGGATATTTCTCCAAGATCGATATTTCGACTGCACCTGGTTCCTCGCCGGACAAGGTCGTGCTCAACATCAATGTGGTGGAAAGCTCGACGGGTGAATATGGTGCCACGGCGGGCTATTCGACCTCCGACGGCATCCTGGGCGAACTGTCGCTGACCGAACGTAACTTCCTTGGTCGCGGCCAATATCTGCGCGCCGCCATCGGGGCCTCGACATCGGGCCGCACGTTCGATTTCTCGTTCACCGAGCCGCGCTTCATGGGCCTCAAGGTGTCCGCGGGTGTCGATGCATATCATCGCATCAACGACGAAACCTCGACCAGCTTCTACGGCAGCCAGGTTACGGGCGGGCAGCTTCGCGTCGGCGTGCCGCTGACCAGCGCCCTCAATGCTCAGTTCTTTGGCGGCCTTGAACACAAGGTTATCAAGGATGATAATCCGGATGACTCTGCGCTTGTGGCGAATGGTCAGGAGTTCAACAAGGCTTTTGTTGGCTACACCCTGACCTGGAACGGTGTCGACGACGTCAAGAACCCGACCGAAGGTCTCTATGCCACCTTCACCCAGCAATATATCGGCTGGGATCACAATCTGCTGCGCAGCGAGGCGCGCGCTCGCTACTTCGTGCCCCTCATTCCCGATAGTGGCGTCGTCGCCAGCGTTCGTGGCCAGGCGGGCATTGTGAACAGCGTCAATGGCGGTTCGGTCCATTCGGTGGAAGCATTCACACCGGGCTCGCAGTTGATCCGTGGTTTCGCGAGCAGGGGCTTTGGTCCGCGGCTGGCCAGCGGCGAATATGTCGGCACGACGATGTTTGCCGGCATTTCGGGCGAGATCGAGTTCCCAATTCCTGGCCTGCCGGAGAATTATGGTCTGAGCGGCGCGGTCTGGGCCGATGCGGCGTGGATCGGCGACAGCAGCAACATCCTTGGCGGTGGCGGTGCTGTGGCAACCAGCAATGATCAGCCCTGGCGGACCTCGGTTGGCGCTTCGCTGATTTGGGACTCGCCATTCGGCCCGCTGCGTGGCGACTTCGCTCACGTGTTGAACAAGTCGACCGACGATCGCACGCAGCTGTTCCAGTTCACTATTTCGACCCTGCTTTAG
- the lpxD gene encoding UDP-3-O-(3-hydroxymyristoyl)glucosamine N-acyltransferase — MVDTRFHRFAGPLTLGALLAQIGQSGLAESLANSALVISGVAELELAGPGDLALAAQAGYAEQLRGTSAGAVLVSPALRDEVPDGCVALVVDKPHNVFADILDALYPSSTRSIIAAGREDLGAPVFERDVTLGTNVVVGAGVEIGRGTVIGANTVIGAGVTIGRNCVIAANCTIDCAHLGNEVVLHSGVRIGTEGFGWLDFGQSNRKIPQLGRVIIQDHVEIGANSTVDRGALGDTVLGEGTKIDNLVQIGHNCRIGRNCLIAAMSGLSGSTILGDGVLMGGGVGTSGHLSIGAGSVIHGRAAVTKDWPAGSKLAGAPAQDIREFWRELAVVRKLSKGEKRG; from the coding sequence ATGGTCGACACCCGTTTTCATCGCTTTGCCGGTCCGCTGACTTTGGGTGCTTTGCTGGCCCAGATCGGTCAGTCCGGCCTGGCGGAGAGCCTCGCCAATTCGGCGCTTGTCATTTCCGGTGTTGCCGAGCTGGAATTGGCCGGGCCGGGCGACCTGGCTCTTGCAGCGCAGGCCGGCTACGCCGAGCAGTTGCGGGGCACCTCGGCCGGCGCGGTTCTCGTTTCTCCGGCATTGCGGGATGAGGTTCCCGATGGGTGCGTCGCTCTGGTAGTAGACAAGCCACACAATGTCTTTGCCGACATTCTTGATGCGCTTTATCCATCCAGCACACGATCGATAATCGCTGCGGGGCGTGAGGATTTGGGTGCCCCTGTCTTTGAGCGCGACGTGACGCTGGGCACCAATGTGGTCGTCGGCGCCGGTGTCGAGATCGGCCGCGGCACGGTGATCGGTGCCAACACGGTTATTGGAGCGGGCGTCACCATTGGCCGGAATTGCGTGATAGCCGCCAATTGCACCATTGATTGTGCGCATCTTGGCAACGAGGTTGTCCTGCATTCGGGCGTGCGCATCGGCACCGAGGGTTTCGGTTGGCTCGATTTTGGACAGTCCAATCGCAAGATTCCGCAATTGGGGCGCGTCATTATCCAGGATCATGTCGAAATCGGTGCCAATAGCACCGTCGATCGTGGCGCCCTTGGCGACACGGTTCTGGGCGAGGGCACCAAGATCGATAATCTGGTCCAAATCGGCCATAACTGCCGGATCGGGCGCAATTGCCTGATCGCCGCCATGAGCGGATTGTCCGGTTCGACCATCCTTGGCGATGGCGTGCTGATGGGTGGCGGCGTGGGCACGTCGGGGCACCTCAGCATTGGTGCCGGCTCTGTCATTCATGGTCGCGCAGCCGTGACCAAGGACTGGCCGGCCGGTTCCAAGCTTGCTGGCGCTCCGGCGCAGGATATAAGAGAATTTTGGCGTGAACTCGCCGTTGTGCGGAAACTGTCGAAGGGGGAGAAGCGGGGATGA
- the fabZ gene encoding 3-hydroxyacyl-ACP dehydratase FabZ, which produces MNETAAVTELNAMNIAEILEALPHRYPFLMIDKIIDINGDESAVGIKNVTFNEPIFLGHFPNNPIFPGVLIIEGMAQTAGAIVIKHDSTGGRKNIVLMLGVDNARFRKPAGPGDTIEFHISKMHRRRNVGRYEAKAKVNGTIIAEAEITAMIVGAEA; this is translated from the coding sequence ATGAATGAAACCGCCGCCGTCACCGAACTCAATGCCATGAACATTGCCGAGATACTCGAGGCATTGCCGCATCGGTATCCCTTCCTGATGATAGACAAAATCATCGATATCAACGGCGACGAATCCGCAGTTGGCATCAAGAACGTTACGTTCAATGAGCCCATCTTTCTGGGCCACTTTCCGAACAATCCGATTTTCCCCGGTGTGCTGATCATCGAAGGCATGGCCCAGACGGCCGGCGCGATTGTGATCAAGCACGATTCCACCGGCGGCCGGAAAAACATCGTGCTGATGCTGGGCGTGGACAATGCCCGCTTCCGCAAGCCCGCGGGACCTGGCGATACCATCGAATTCCACATTTCCAAGATGCACCGCCGCCGCAATGTCGGGCGGTACGAGGCCAAGGCCAAGGTCAATGGCACGATCATAGCCGAGGCCGAAATCACCGCGATGATCGTCGGGGCCGAAGCGTGA
- the lpxA gene encoding acyl-ACP--UDP-N-acetylglucosamine O-acyltransferase, translating to MTAPVVHPTAIVADGAKLGDGVKIGPYSIVGSNVVLGDNVELVSHAVVEGNTSIGPGSRIFPFASIGHEPQDLKFHGENSRLEIGANCTIRESVTINPGTEGGGMLTRIGDNCLIMASAHVAHDVVVGNNVVITNYVGIAGHCHIGDFVRFGGTCVVHQFTRIGAHAFIGAQSMVDGDVIPYGMAVGNRASLTGLNLIGLKRRGFEREAIHRLRAAYRQIFASEGTLRERVEDAAEIFRDDALVQDVVRFIADAQDRPILLPRNGHEV from the coding sequence GTGACAGCCCCGGTTGTTCACCCCACGGCAATTGTTGCTGATGGGGCGAAGCTGGGCGACGGGGTCAAAATCGGCCCTTACAGCATCGTTGGCAGCAATGTTGTGCTTGGCGACAATGTGGAGCTGGTCTCCCACGCTGTCGTTGAGGGCAACACGTCCATCGGGCCGGGAAGCCGCATATTTCCATTCGCCTCAATCGGTCATGAACCGCAGGATCTCAAGTTTCACGGCGAGAATTCGCGCCTCGAGATCGGTGCGAATTGTACGATCCGGGAATCGGTCACGATCAACCCGGGCACCGAGGGCGGCGGCATGCTGACCAGGATCGGCGACAATTGCCTGATCATGGCCAGCGCCCATGTCGCGCACGATGTCGTCGTGGGCAATAATGTGGTGATCACCAATTATGTTGGTATTGCCGGGCACTGTCATATCGGCGACTTCGTCCGATTTGGCGGCACTTGTGTTGTTCATCAGTTCACGCGTATTGGCGCGCATGCCTTCATTGGTGCTCAATCCATGGTAGATGGCGACGTCATTCCTTATGGCATGGCCGTCGGCAACCGCGCGAGCTTGACCGGACTCAACCTGATTGGCCTGAAGCGCCGGGGCTTTGAGCGCGAAGCCATTCACCGCCTGCGCGCCGCCTATCGACAGATTTTTGCAAGCGAAGGGACACTGCGCGAACGCGTTGAAGACGCAGCGGAAATCTTCCGCGATGACGCTCTGGTCCAGGACGTTGTTCGCTTCATAGCCGATGCCCAGGACCGGCCTATCCTGCTGCCGCGCAACGGCCACGAGGTCTAG
- a CDS encoding lipid-A-disaccharide synthase, whose amino-acid sequence MSETLRLFVLAGEPSGDRIAADLVARLRGKVALDLSGVGGDELAGQGLNSLFPMSDLAVMGVTDVLLNLPRLLLRLEQTARAILAANPHIVVLVDAQDFSRLLAARLRKRGYAGRLILYVAPSVWARNPERAGRLKPLFDAVLAVLPFEPAVMERLGGPPTYYVGHPALSEALTARTAPDRGAVLLLPGSRNGELRRHLPVLASIAKALAARSEVTELVIPTLPRLCDRLVQETADWPVPVRIEENRPARKALYADAMAAICVSGTVTLELALARVPMLVVYALDGHQARIFAKLGRPPVSLPNIVLDRPVVPEMVEAPLDAGRASAAALNLVANKKARQDQMAAFDELYSTMEAGLAPHPRQDPADRVLHIWKSGA is encoded by the coding sequence ATGAGCGAGACGCTCCGCCTTTTCGTGCTTGCTGGAGAACCGTCCGGGGATCGCATAGCGGCCGATCTGGTGGCGCGCCTGCGCGGTAAGGTGGCGCTGGATCTGTCCGGCGTGGGTGGCGATGAACTGGCGGGGCAGGGGCTCAATTCGCTCTTTCCCATGTCCGATCTGGCGGTCATGGGCGTCACAGACGTTTTGCTGAACCTGCCGCGGCTGCTTTTAAGGCTTGAGCAGACGGCGCGCGCCATTCTGGCGGCCAATCCCCATATTGTCGTACTGGTCGACGCCCAGGATTTTTCGCGCTTGCTGGCCGCCCGCCTGCGCAAACGGGGTTATGCCGGCCGGCTGATCCTTTATGTGGCGCCCTCCGTCTGGGCCCGCAATCCAGAACGCGCCGGCCGTTTAAAGCCGCTATTCGATGCGGTTCTGGCCGTGCTGCCGTTCGAACCTGCCGTTATGGAGCGATTGGGCGGACCGCCGACCTATTATGTCGGTCATCCGGCCCTCAGCGAAGCGCTGACCGCCCGCACCGCGCCTGATCGGGGAGCCGTCTTGTTGCTGCCGGGGAGCAGGAACGGGGAATTGCGCCGTCATCTGCCGGTCCTGGCGTCCATTGCCAAAGCGCTAGCGGCCCGCAGCGAGGTGACTGAACTGGTTATTCCCACGCTGCCCAGGCTGTGTGATCGGCTGGTGCAGGAAACCGCCGATTGGCCAGTGCCCGTGCGCATCGAAGAGAACAGACCCGCCCGGAAAGCGCTTTATGCCGATGCCATGGCCGCGATCTGCGTATCCGGCACGGTGACCCTGGAATTGGCGCTTGCCCGGGTGCCAATGTTGGTTGTCTATGCGTTGGACGGCCATCAGGCGCGTATATTCGCCAAGCTCGGCCGGCCTCCAGTGTCCCTACCGAATATCGTTCTGGATCGGCCGGTGGTGCCCGAAATGGTCGAGGCGCCACTGGATGCGGGCCGAGCCAGCGCTGCAGCTCTCAATCTCGTCGCCAACAAAAAAGCCCGTCAGGACCAGATGGCGGCCTTTGACGAGCTTTACAGCACTATGGAAGCGGGCCTGGCCCCTCATCCTCGTCAGGACCCGGCTGATCGGGTCCTGCATATTTGGAAGTCCGGCGCTTGA
- the gltA gene encoding citrate synthase: MTEKVAKLVIGDQTHEFPILSGSVGPDVMDIRSLYAKTGLFTYDPGFTSTAACDSAITYIDGDKGELLYRGYPIEQLAEKSSYLEVCYLLLYGELPTQTQFKEFEQLVTRHTMVHEQMHYFFRGFRRDAHPMAVMTGVVGAMAAFYHDSTDINDPQQREIASIRMIAKMPTIAAMAYKYSVGQPFVYPRNDLDYAANFLHMCFSVPAEEYKVNPKIARAMDLIFTLHADHEQNASTSTVRLSGSSDANPFACIAAGVACLWGPAHGGANEACLNMLREIGTVDRIPEFIARAKDKNDPFRLMGFGHRVYKNFDPRAKVMQQTAKEVLEILGVHNNPTLQVAQELERIALEDQYFIDRKLYPNVDFYSGVILDAIGFPTSMFTVLFAVARTVGWISQWKEMIGDPQKKIGRPRQLYNGAVARDYSPISER, encoded by the coding sequence ATGACCGAAAAAGTCGCCAAACTCGTCATCGGAGACCAGACCCACGAATTCCCCATATTGAGTGGTTCGGTGGGACCGGATGTGATGGATATCCGTTCGCTCTATGCCAAGACGGGCCTGTTCACCTACGATCCGGGCTTTACCTCAACGGCTGCCTGCGACAGCGCCATCACCTATATTGACGGCGACAAAGGTGAATTGCTCTACCGCGGCTATCCGATTGAACAACTGGCGGAAAAGTCGAGCTATCTGGAAGTCTGCTACCTGCTGCTCTATGGCGAATTGCCGACGCAGACCCAGTTCAAGGAATTCGAGCAACTGGTGACGCGGCACACCATGGTGCATGAGCAGATGCACTATTTCTTCCGCGGGTTCCGTCGCGACGCGCATCCTATGGCCGTCATGACCGGCGTGGTCGGCGCCATGGCCGCCTTCTACCATGACTCGACCGATATCAACGACCCGCAGCAGCGCGAGATCGCCTCGATACGCATGATCGCCAAAATGCCGACCATCGCGGCCATGGCATATAAATACTCGGTGGGGCAGCCTTTCGTCTATCCGCGCAACGACCTCGATTACGCGGCGAACTTCCTGCATATGTGCTTCTCGGTCCCGGCCGAGGAATACAAGGTCAATCCCAAGATCGCCCGCGCCATGGATCTGATCTTCACGCTTCATGCAGACCACGAGCAGAACGCGTCGACCTCGACGGTGCGCCTATCGGGATCGTCCGACGCCAACCCCTTTGCCTGTATCGCCGCTGGTGTGGCCTGCCTATGGGGACCGGCGCATGGTGGCGCCAATGAGGCATGCCTCAACATGCTGCGCGAGATCGGCACCGTCGATCGCATCCCCGAATTCATCGCGCGTGCCAAGGATAAGAACGACCCGTTCCGCCTGATGGGCTTTGGTCACCGCGTCTACAAGAACTTCGACCCGCGCGCCAAGGTCATGCAGCAGACGGCCAAGGAAGTGCTGGAGATCCTAGGCGTCCATAATAACCCAACGCTGCAGGTTGCTCAGGAACTTGAGCGCATTGCGCTGGAAGACCAGTACTTCATCGATCGCAAGCTCTACCCAAATGTGGACTTCTATTCGGGCGTAATCCTGGATGCGATCGGCTTCCCGACCTCGATGTTCACCGTGTTGTTTGCGGTGGCCCGTACCGTGGGCTGGATCAGCCAGTGGAAAGAAATGATCGGCGACCCGCAGAAGAAGATTGGCCGTCCGCGTCAGCTCTACAATGGCGCCGTCGCCCGCGACTATTCGCCGATCAGCGAGCGTTGA
- the gltX gene encoding glutamate--tRNA ligase translates to MSQVVTRFAPSPTGYLHIGGARTALFSWAYAQNKGGKMLLRIEDTDRERSTEAAVTALIDGLKWLGLDWEGEPISQFARAARHAEVAHELVKMGHAYYCYCSPQELEQMREEARAAGKPPRYNGYWRDRDPSEAPADIKPVIRIKAPLTGEIVVRDHVQGEVVFKTENLDDFIILRSDGTPTYMHAVVVDDHDMGVTHIIRGDDHLTNAARQIIIYNAMGWDVPEMAHIPLIHGPDGAKLSKRHGALGVEAYRQMGYLPAALRNYLARLGWSHGDDEIFSTEQMVEWFSLEALNKGAARFDFVKLENINGHYIREADPSYLYDVMVETAQEVGREDDAKGLLANHNIVLAALPELQPRAKTVLELIDLAQFIYALRPIQPDDKAAALLTEDARLALRGVADTLGGLADWSVPAIDAAMRALAEEKGLKLGKLAQPLRAALTGRTVSPGIFEVMVLIGREESLARIGDQVGR, encoded by the coding sequence ATGTCCCAGGTCGTCACCCGTTTTGCCCCCTCTCCCACCGGCTATCTGCACATTGGCGGTGCGCGCACGGCCCTGTTCAGCTGGGCCTATGCGCAGAACAAGGGCGGCAAAATGCTGCTGCGCATCGAAGATACCGACCGCGAGCGGTCTACCGAGGCAGCGGTCACCGCGCTGATCGACGGGCTAAAATGGCTTGGTCTCGACTGGGAGGGTGAACCGATCAGCCAGTTTGCGCGTGCGGCTCGCCACGCCGAGGTTGCCCACGAACTGGTGAAAATGGGGCACGCCTATTATTGCTATTGCTCGCCGCAGGAGTTGGAACAAATGCGGGAGGAAGCGCGCGCTGCCGGCAAGCCGCCCCGCTATAACGGGTATTGGCGTGACCGCGACCCCTCCGAGGCGCCAGCCGACATCAAGCCGGTTATCCGGATCAAAGCGCCGCTGACGGGTGAGATCGTGGTGCGCGACCACGTCCAGGGCGAGGTCGTGTTCAAGACCGAGAATCTGGACGATTTCATTATCCTGCGCTCCGATGGAACACCGACCTATATGCATGCAGTGGTGGTGGACGACCACGATATGGGCGTGACCCACATCATTCGCGGCGACGACCACCTGACCAATGCGGCGCGGCAGATCATCATCTACAATGCCATGGGCTGGGATGTGCCGGAGATGGCGCATATTCCGCTTATTCATGGGCCGGACGGCGCGAAGCTCTCCAAGCGTCATGGTGCGCTGGGCGTCGAGGCCTACCGGCAGATGGGTTACCTGCCTGCGGCCTTGCGCAATTATCTGGCACGCTTGGGCTGGAGCCACGGCGACGACGAAATCTTCTCCACCGAACAGATGGTCGAATGGTTCAGCCTGGAGGCTCTCAACAAAGGTGCCGCGCGCTTCGACTTCGTCAAGCTCGAGAATATCAACGGCCACTATATCCGCGAGGCTGATCCCTCCTACCTCTATGACGTGATGGTCGAAACCGCGCAGGAAGTGGGCCGGGAAGACGACGCCAAGGGCCTTTTGGCCAACCACAATATCGTCCTGGCCGCCCTGCCCGAATTGCAGCCGCGGGCAAAGACCGTGCTTGAGCTGATCGACCTGGCACAGTTCATCTATGCGCTGCGCCCGATTCAGCCGGATGACAAGGCGGCCGCTTTGTTGACGGAGGACGCGCGTCTGGCGCTCAGGGGTGTTGCCGATACGTTAGGGGGTCTTGCCGATTGGTCAGTGCCGGCCATCGATGCGGCCATGCGCGCGCTGGCCGAGGAGAAGGGTCTTAAACTAGGCAAATTGGCACAACCTTTGCGTGCAGCACTCACCGGACGCACCGTTTCTCCGGGGATTTTCGAGGTAATGGTGCTAATCGGAAGAGAAGAGAGCCTTGCCAGGATTGGTGATCAGGTCGGACGTTGA
- a CDS encoding ComEC/Rec2 family competence protein codes for MPRRDGQWAVDRPAVIAGLVDAMHRAIEYRRLFVLLPFSMIFGLISYAALPSEPHPYLLVMGTAACVAVLGLALARRALPVFRSATQLLAFWLGFCLLPLHGLVLGTPMLLYPAYGIYEAQVDEILSSNPGVTRVIASKLVPVEDAKPVPIRRARIVVAADLRLMPGDRLRAPLRLAPVPGPILPGAHDSQFHSYFAGVGAFGATTGRVEIIAADETLSLDRLVQGLRDHIGDRVDATLNGQTAAIGKAMVVGDQADIANGTREIMAASGLAHIYSISGLHLSIVAGGIFWLLRLALASVPALVAWPVKQIAALVGIVAAFLYLLLAGGLDNVPAFRSTLMLVLIFGAVLAGRQALTMRNVAIAAIVIILIDPASVFRPSFQLSFAAVVGLIGIYEMPRPHPPARSGRLARIGGVILATAWTSLIAGLATLLFSAYHFQQTAPLGVLGNVLALPFVSLVIMPFGVLSVLAMPLGLEAPCLQAMGWGIDRMVDIAELVAGWSLGWTGNPLLAQWTLIAGLVALAWFAFLDGRWRLLGPVLALPVVLSLGLEQRPDILIADSTQAIAMRDGDGMALVAGRLGSFAVDVWSDHFQTAIAAQHPLARCDSLGCVVAEERFSVAIVRNASAFAEDCGRHDLLIARIYPPQYCFAAGAVIGPRQLADGGVHWLTWDEGAGQFDIRPAISSLARPWRLARRP; via the coding sequence ATGCCCCGGCGCGATGGGCAATGGGCGGTCGACCGACCAGCGGTGATTGCTGGACTTGTCGACGCGATGCATCGTGCCATCGAGTATCGTCGGCTCTTTGTCCTTCTGCCGTTTTCAATGATCTTTGGGCTGATCTCCTACGCCGCCCTCCCCAGCGAGCCGCATCCCTATCTGCTGGTTATGGGGACTGCGGCCTGTGTTGCCGTGCTGGGCCTGGCTCTCGCCAGGCGGGCCTTGCCCGTCTTCAGGTCTGCTACTCAATTGCTGGCGTTCTGGCTGGGATTTTGCCTACTGCCTCTGCACGGTCTGGTCTTGGGCACACCCATGCTGCTCTATCCGGCCTATGGCATCTATGAGGCGCAGGTTGACGAAATCCTGTCCTCCAATCCAGGCGTTACTCGGGTCATCGCGTCAAAGCTGGTCCCCGTGGAGGACGCAAAGCCGGTCCCCATCCGTCGTGCCCGCATTGTGGTGGCCGCGGACCTTCGCCTTATGCCTGGCGACCGCTTGCGCGCGCCCCTGCGCCTGGCTCCGGTGCCGGGACCAATTCTGCCTGGCGCGCATGATAGCCAATTTCACTCCTACTTCGCCGGTGTGGGCGCCTTTGGCGCGACCACCGGCCGCGTTGAGATCATCGCCGCAGATGAGACGCTCAGCCTTGATCGGCTCGTGCAGGGGCTGCGTGATCACATCGGCGACCGCGTAGATGCCACGCTGAATGGCCAAACCGCCGCCATCGGCAAGGCCATGGTAGTGGGCGATCAGGCCGATATCGCTAATGGGACCCGCGAGATCATGGCCGCCTCGGGTCTGGCGCATATCTATTCGATCTCTGGCCTGCACCTCTCGATTGTTGCCGGCGGCATATTCTGGCTCTTGCGGCTTGCCCTGGCCTCGGTCCCGGCTTTGGTGGCCTGGCCAGTTAAGCAGATTGCAGCACTGGTCGGCATCGTCGCGGCATTTCTATACCTCCTCCTGGCCGGCGGTCTCGACAATGTCCCAGCATTCCGGTCGACGCTCATGCTGGTGCTGATATTCGGCGCCGTCTTGGCCGGACGACAGGCGCTGACCATGCGCAATGTCGCGATCGCAGCGATCGTGATCATCCTGATCGACCCGGCCAGCGTCTTCCGGCCCAGTTTCCAGCTCTCTTTCGCCGCCGTCGTCGGACTGATTGGCATCTACGAAATGCCGCGCCCGCATCCGCCTGCTCGATCAGGCCGGCTGGCCCGCATTGGTGGCGTCATACTCGCTACAGCCTGGACCAGCCTGATCGCCGGCCTGGCCACTCTTTTGTTCTCGGCCTATCATTTTCAGCAGACCGCGCCGCTGGGTGTTCTGGGCAATGTGCTCGCCTTGCCCTTTGTCAGCCTGGTCATCATGCCATTCGGGGTGCTGTCCGTGCTGGCCATGCCCTTGGGCCTGGAAGCGCCATGCCTGCAAGCCATGGGTTGGGGCATAGACCGTATGGTTGATATCGCCGAACTGGTCGCGGGCTGGAGTTTGGGCTGGACCGGTAACCCCTTGCTTGCGCAATGGACGCTTATTGCTGGTCTCGTGGCCTTGGCCTGGTTCGCGTTTCTCGACGGCCGGTGGCGCTTGCTTGGTCCTGTTTTGGCGCTTCCCGTCGTTCTGTCGCTCGGCCTGGAGCAGCGGCCGGATATCCTCATCGCCGACAGCACCCAGGCCATCGCCATGCGCGATGGGGATGGTATGGCCTTGGTGGCCGGGCGGCTCGGCAGCTTCGCGGTCGACGTCTGGAGCGACCATTTTCAAACCGCGATAGCCGCCCAGCACCCTTTGGCCCGATGCGACAGCCTGGGCTGTGTCGTTGCCGAAGAACGCTTTAGCGTCGCCATTGTGCGCAATGCTTCGGCCTTTGCAGAGGATTGCGGCCGGCATGATCTGCTGATTGCCCGCATATACCCGCCGCAATATTGCTTCGCGGCTGGCGCTGTCATCGGCCCGCGGCAGCTTGCAGACGGTGGCGTACACTGGCTGACCTGGGACGAGGGGGCAGGGCAGTTCGACATTCGCCCGGCCATTTCCTCACTGGCGCGGCCATGGCGTCTGGCGCGGCGGCCATAG